A region of the Microbulbifer pacificus genome:
CGTTTGATGGTGCCCTCCGGCGCTTGAAGTGCGCGGGAGTGCCCCCATATACCCCTGCATTGCCGGTGTTCGCCGGCGTTTTACCGATTTTGATCCAACTGGCAGCAAGCCGACGAGCACAGACGGAGAGAGCAGTGGCCAAAGAGCGCAGCGAAGACCAACAGGAAGAACAGCACATCGAGACCGCCGAAGTCGAGATCCCTACCCCGGAAGAACAGCATGCGGCGGAAGAGGTTCTGCAGGAAGAACTCGCGGTAGAGAGTGCCCAGGAGATTGAGATCGCCTCACTGCACCAGCAGCTGGCCGAGCACAAAGACATGGTGCTGCGCGCCCAGGCCGATGTGCAGAATGCCCGCCGCCGCGCTGAAATGGATGTGGAAAAGGCGCACAAGTTCGGAGTGGAAAAACTGCTCAAGGACCTGCTGCCGGTAGTCGACAACCTGGACCGCGCCCTGGCCACCATCGACAGCGAGCACGAGGCACACAAGGCCGTGGTGGAAGGTATCGAGCTGACCCGCAAGTCCTTCCTCGACACCCTGACCCGCAACGGCGTTGAGGTGGTTGACCCCGCGGGCGAGCCTTTCGACCCGGAACTGCACCAGGCCATGACCCAGGTGCCCAATGGCAACGTGGAGCCGAACACTGTGCTCGACGTGTTCCAGAAGGGCTACCGTCTGCACGGCCGCCTGCTGCGCCCGGCGATGGTGGTGGTCAGTAAGGCACCCTGATTCAGTTTGACGGCCGCCCTTGAAAACGAAACGGCGGCACCAATATAAGAAGCAACCGAATACAACCGCGCAGCGCCGGGTTCCGGAAAACAGTACAGAACCGGCGTGCGCCGCAAAGAGGATACAGACCAATGGGAAAAATCATCGGCATCGACCTGGGTACCACCAACAGCTGTGTAGCGGTACTGGATGGTGACAAGGCGCGCGTTATTGAGAACGCGGAAGGCGATCGCACTACCCCGTCCATCGTTGCGTTTACCGACGACAACGAGGTTCTGGTAGGCCAGTCCGCCAAGCGTCAGGCAGTTACCAACCCGACCAACACCCTGTTCGCGGTGAAGCGCCTGATCGGCCGTAAGTTCAAGGACGATGTGGTACAGAAAGACATCAAGATGGTGCCTTACTCCATCGTTGAAGCCGACAACGGCGACGCCTGGGTACAGGTAAAAGGCGACAAGAAAGCACCGCCGCAGATCTCTGCCGAAGTGCTGAAAAAGATGAAGAAAACCGCGGAAGATTTCCTCGGTGAGAAAGTAGATGCCGCGGTAATCACCGTACCGGCCTACTTCAACGACTCCCAGCGTCAGGCCACCAAAGACGCCGGCCGCATTGCCGGTCTGGACGTCAAGCGCATCATCAACGAGCCCACCGCGGCTGCGCTGGCCTACGGCCTGGACAAGAAGGGTGGCGACCGCACCATCGCGGTATACGACCTGGGTGGCGGTACCTTCGATATCTCCATCATTGAAATTGCCGATGTCGACGGCGAAATGCAGTTTGAAGTGCTGTCCACCAACGGTGACACCTTCCTCGGCGGTGAAGACTTCGACCTGCGCCTGATCGATTACCTGGCCGAGCAGTTCAAGAAGGAGCAGGGCATCGACCTGAAAGGCGACCCGCTCGCCATGCAGCGCCTGAAGGAAGCGGCCGAGAAAGCCAAGATCGAGCTGTCCTCCAGCCAGCAGACCGAAGTGAACCTGCCGTACATCACCGCAGACGCCACCGGTCCGAAGCACCTGGTGGTGAAACTGACCCGCGCCAAGCTGGAAAGCCTGGTGGAAGAACTGGTTAACCGCTCCCTGGAGCCGGTGAAAATCGCGCTGCAAGACGCCGACATGACCACTGCCAAGATCGACGAGGTGATCCTGGTGGGCGGCCAGACCCGTATGCCGCTGGTGCAGCAGAAAGTGACCGCGTTCTTCGGCAAAGAGCCGCGCAAAGATGTGAACCCGGATGAAGCGGTTGCCGTGGGCGCTGCGATCCAGGGCGCGGTACTGGGCGGCGACGTGAAAGACGTGCTGCTGCTGGACGTAACCCCGCTGACCCTGGGTATCGAAACCATGGGGGGCGTGGCCACCGCGCTGATCGAAAAGAACACCACCATCCCGACCAAAAAGTCCCAGGTGTTCTCCACTGCAGACGACAACCAGACCGCTGTGACCATTCACGTGGTACAGGGTGAGCGCAAGCAGGCGGCACAGAACAAGTCCCTGGGTCGTTTCGACCTGGCCGACATTCCGCCGGCGCCGCGCGGCATGCCGCAGATCGAAGTGACCTTCGATATCGATGCCAACGGCATCCTGCATGTGCACGCCAAAGACAAGGCCACTGGCAAGGAACAGTCCATCGTCATCAAGGCCTCTTCCGGTCTGTCTGACGAGGAGATCGAACAAATGGTGCGCGACGCCGAGGCCAACGCCGAAGCGGACAAGCAGTTCGAGGAGCTGGTGCAGGCGCGCAACACCCTCGACGGCCTGATCTCTGCCACACGCAAGACTGTGGACGAAGCCGGTGACAAGGCGACTGCGGAAGAGAAATCTGCAATCGACGCCGCCCTGGCGGAAGCCGAGGAAGCGGTCAAGGGCAACGACAAGGCCGTGATCGACGCCGCGACCACCAAGCTGACCGAAGCCTCCGGCTCTCTGGCGCAGAAACTCTACGCCGAGCAGGCCCAGGCCCACGATGCTGCCGCGCAGCAGGCTGAGCAGGCGAGTTCCGGTGGAAAGTCCGGTGGTGACGACGCAGTGGACGCTGAGTTCGAAGAAGTCAAAGACGACAAGAAAGACGGCAAGTAATCAACCACTTGCCTCTGCCCAGTAGGAGCCAGCTGGCTCCTACTGGGCGGGATACAAAAAGGCGCGGGAGTTCGAGAGGGCTTTCGCGCCTTATGCAGTTTTAAAAAGAACACACAGAGCTATGTCCAAACGCGATTACTACGAAGTCCTCGGCGTCAGCAAAGGGGCGGATGAAAAGGAGCTGAAAAAGGCTTACCGCCGGGTGGCGATGAAATTTCACCCGGACCGCAACCCCGACGACAAAGAGGCGGAGAACAAATTCAAGGAGGCCAACGAGGCCTACGAAGTACTGTCCGATCCGCAGAAGAAAGCGGCCTATGACCAGTTCGGCCACGCCGGAGTGGACGGGCAGGCGGGCCACGGCGGTGGTGGCTTCGGCGGATTCTCCGATATTTTCGGTGACGTGTTTGGCGATATCTTTGGTGGCGGCGCCGGTGGCGGCCGCCGCGGACCGCAGCGCGGTTCCGACCTGCGCTACGACCTTGAGCTGGATCTGGAAGACGCGGTGCGTGGCACCACCGTCAAGATCCGAGTGCCGACGCTGGCCAACTGTGGCACCTGCCACGGCTCCGGCGCCAAGGCCGGCTCCAAGCCGCAGACCTGTGGCACCTGTGGCGGCGCCGGTCAGGTGCGTATGCAGCAGGGCTTTTTCTCTGTGCAGCAGACCTGCCCCAACTGTCGCGGTCGCGGCACCGTCATCACCGATCCCTGCACCAGCTGTCACGGCCGCGGCCGCGTCGAGGAAACCAAGACCCTGTCGGTCAAGGTACCGCCGGGTGTGGATACCGGTGACCGTATCCGTCTCGCCGGCGAAGGCGAAGCGGGCCCGGACGGCGGACCTGCGGGCGACCTGTACGTACAGGTGATGGTGAAAGAGCACGAGCTGTTCCAGCGCGACGGCAAGAATCTCTACTGCGAGGTGCCCATCAGTTTTGTCACCGCAGCGCTCGGTGGCGAGATGGAAGTCCCGACCCTGGATGGCAAGGTCAAACTGAAAATCCCGGCAGAGAGCCAGACCGGTAAACTGTTCCGCCTGCGCGGCAAGGGTGTGACCCCGGTACGCGGCGGCGCTCCCGGCGATCTGCTGTGTCGTGTGGTGGTGGAAACCCCAATCAACCTCTCTGCGAAACAGAAAGAGTTGCTGGAGGAATTCGCCGGCACCCTGAGCGAGAAGAAAAATTCACCGCGCCAGACCGGTTGGTTTGAAGGGGTGAAGAACTTCTTCGGTGATATGAAGCTGTAATCCCCTGACAGCTGTGTAAAAAAGCCCGGCCAGTTTGCCGGGCTTTTTTATGTCTGCTGGTTTCGCCGAACGCGCTGAAATCAGTACTCGGCCAGTTTTTTGCGGAAACTTTCGTGAAATTCCTGCTGGATCTTCTTTAATTCCTCCAGCTGCTCTTCATTCAGGATTTTCACCATTTCCACGCGGGTGGCCGCCCGTGCGGCAATAATTTTCGCGTCGATTTCCTCTTTCTGCTCACGGGAGAGCTTTGGTCTTTTACCGGGCGCGAATCCGTAATCTTCCAGTATGTGCAGCTGCAGCTCGAAGCTTTTTTCCATCAACGGCAGGACCTTTTCTTCCTGTTCCGGTGTGAGCTTCAGTTGGAGGGTTACCCAGTCGGCAATGTCGTCATACTTTTCCCAGAAGTCGTCGCTGTCCACCGCCTTGCTGGTGGAAACCAAGGTAAACAGCAGTAGTGCGCAGAGTGCGGCGGAGAAGGACGACCAGAACGGGTCGCGAGATTCCGGGGTCATGGTTGGCGCTCCAATCTACGGGATATTTATAGCCTAGTAGAGGATTTGGGCGCCGCAAGGCATACCACCCGGTCATTACTCTGATATGTTGAGTGGGGTTTACAGAGCGGCCGCGCGGTATTGCCCGCAACGGAAACCGGGGTAGAATCCGCGCCTTTCAAGCCCGGCCGAAGGAGAGAAACATGGCGGTAAACATAGCAATCACAGGATTTGGCGGCCGTATGGGGCGTGTACTTGCGGAAGCCGTAGCGCTGGCGGAAAAAGATGGCAAAGCGAAGCTCACCGGTGCCATCGTGCGCCCGGGCTCAAGTCTGGTGGGGGCTGATGCCGGGGAGGTGGCCGGTCTCGGACGCAACGGTCTGGCGATCGTCGACGGCCTGGAGCAGGTGGCGTTCGACGTACTGATCGACTTCACTTCACCACTCGCCACCCTCGACAACGCCGCCTACTGTGCAGAGCACGGCAAGGCCATCGTAATCGGCACCACCGGTTTCACTGCTGCAGAGAAGGCGCAGATGCTGAGTGCCGGTGATAAAACCCCGCTGTGTTTCGCGACCAATTTTTCCACGGGCGTGAATCTGTGCTTTAACTTACTGGAAACCGCGGCCCGGGTGCTGGGCGACGACGTGGATATTGAAATCGTCGAAGCGCATCACCGTCACAAACTGGATGCACCTTCCGGTACTGCGCTCAGTATGGGCGAGGTGATCGCCGACACCCTTGGTCGCGATCTCGACAAGGTGGCGGTATATGGTCGCGAGGGGCAGACCGGCGCGCGCGAGCGGGAAACCATCGGTTTTGCCACGGTGCGTGGCGGCGATGTGGTCGGTGAGCACACGGTGTCTTTCTTTGCCGACGGCGAGCGTATTGAAATTACCCACAAGGCCAGCAGCCGACTGGCCTTTGCCCGCGGCGCGGTGCGCGCTGCAATCTGGTTGAATGATAGAGCCGCCGGTCGCTACGACATGCGCGACGTGCTGGCCCTCAAATAATTTTTTGGAGTTTATTGTTTGGAAAAGAAGATCATCGTCGGCAGTGAGGAGTGGTGTGCATTTCCGGGGTTGGGTATTCCCGCCATCAAGGCGCGGGTGGACTCCGGAGCCAAAACCTCGTGCCTGCACGCCTACAATATCCAGCAGTTCAATCGCGGCGGTGAGCCCTGGGTGAGCTTTGAGGCGCACCCGCTGCAGAACCTGCGCCGCCCGCGCGTACGCTGCGAAGCGCGCGTGCTGGATAAGCGCACGGTGCGCAGTTCCTCCGGCGATTCGGAAAAGCGCATAGTGATCAAGACCGCCATCAGCATTGGCGGCAGCGTGTGGGATATCGAACTGACCCTGACCAATCGCGACTCCATGGGCTACCGTATGCTGCTCGGGCGCGAGGCGATGATGGGGCGCATGCTGGTGGATCCTTCGGAGAGTTTCTGCCTCGGCGAAATGCCTCCCAGTCAGCTGGAGGAGTATTACCACGACGAACACCATATGGCGGGTACCGGTCTGCGCATCGGCCTGCTGGCGTCCAATCCGGATCTGTACAGCAACCAGCGCATCATGGAAGCGGGTGCCGAGCGCGGCCACCGCATGACCTTCCTGAATATTCGCCAGTGCTACATGAAGCTCGATTCCACCGAGCCGGAAGTGCACTACCGCGACGGCCGTATCCTCAACAACCTGGATGCGGTGATCCCGCGCATCCGCCCGAGCCAGACGTTTTACGGCTGCGCGCTCACGCGACACTTCGAGAGTATCGGGGTGTTTGCGCTGAATGGTTCCGCGGCGATTGGCCAGTCCCGCGACAAGCTCTTCTCCCTGCAGTTGCTGCAGGAGGGCGGGTTGAGTATTCCGATTTCCGGCTTCGCCAACTCACCGATGGACACCAACGAGCTGATCGAAATGGTCGGCGGTGCGCCGCTGATCGTGAAACTGCTGGAAGGCACTCAGGGACGCGGTGTGGTGCTGGCGGAAACCCGCAAGGCGGGCGAGTCGGTGATCAACGCGTTCAAATCCCTGAAAGTGAATCTGCTGGTGCAGGAGTTTATCCGCGAGGCCCAGGGCAAGGACCTGCGCCTGTTCGTGATCGACGGCAAGGTGGTGGCGGCGATCCAGCGGGAGGCGGCGCCGGGCGAGTTCCGCGCGAATATCCACCAGGGTGGCACCGCTTCGGTGGTCAAGATCACTACTGAAGAGCGCAAGCTCGCCATCAAGGCCGCCAAAGTGCTCGGGCTCAAGGTGGCCGGTGTGGATATCATCCGCTCCAAGAAGGGCCCGCTGTTGCTGGAGGTGAACTCCTCTCCGGGCCTCGAGGGGATCGAGAGCGCCACCCGCAAGGATGTGGCCGGCAACATGATCATGGCGATCGAGCGCGCGCTCAAATGGCGTCCGACCATCGCCGGTGTCCCCAGCATCGACGAAGAGTAACGCGTCTAAGCCTGGTCTTGGGCCCGGTCCAGGGCCCGGCGCAAGGCCGGGCCTTCTATCTCCTCCTTCAATGGCGCGCTGACCTGATTTCCTCCGCTAGTTCTCGCAGGAATTCTGGCGCGCCACTGCTGCTCACCGTTGGTGGGTGGGGGCTGCCGGTACTACCCTTTGGGGGCTCCGTGCGCGAATTCCCTGTTCGCGGGGGGCATGAATCCAGCGCCCCGGTGACCCAGAACATGTCTAACTCTGCCCCTTCCCCCAAGCCCTATGCCGCTGCCCCGGAATCCCGGAAAGGCGCTTTTTCGGCTGCCGGGATCTGCGTTGGAATGCTGCTGTTGTGGTTCCTGTTGCCGTTGTCACCCGCACGGGCGCAGGCCGAGCACCTCTCCGACACGGATCTCGGGCGCAAGGTGATGGTGGATTACATTGTCCACTTCGCCCATCACCTGCAGTGGCCCATCGATGTTTTCAATGGCACCAATGCCCCGTTCCGGATATGCGTGATGGGCGATGACGAACTGGTCGCGCCGCTCACCGCCAGGTTGAGCCACCAACGTATTCAGGGGCGGCTGGCATCGCTGGAGCAGGTCAACGATGGGGAAATGCTGCGGGTGCGTCGCTGCCAGATTGTGGTGATGGGGGATATCGGCGCCGAGCGCATGGCGCAGGCGGTGGGCGCGCTGGAGTTTTTCCCGGTGCTGACGGTGAGCGACGTCAGCCGTTTTGCCACCCTCGGTGGCATGGTGGAGTTTGCCGGCAGTGGCGCCAACATGGCCCTGCAGCTGAACAAGACCCGGCTGGATCGCGCGGAATTGAAAATGGGCAACAGCCTGTTCCGCCTGAGCCGCCAGGTGAACTGACCGACTATTCTTTCAGCTAATGGGGTTTCCTTGCCGGCTCGCGCAATTCCACTTTTTCTCCGCCTGAATCATGGTTCACCGATGCCCTCGATCCCGGCGTCGATGGCGCAAATTTGTACTGGCGATCAAAGGTGTTTTCCCGTAGAATCTGCGCCCGGCTTGGAAAGGCCCCACAGGAGTCGCTCGCGCCAGATACAGGTTCCGCCCGTTGCGGATCAGGCCGCTGAGCCCGTGGCTTTCCTGCCAAAAAAGTGCCAGTTGTGGCGGATTTCCGCCCTCCAGAAATACTGTTCGAAATAGTTACTCTGGCTGCTGGCCACACTGTGAGAGCCCTGGTGAAAACCACTGCGAGCCGACCGCGAATAACTTTATAAAAAAGCGAGATGAAGCAAACGTTTCATCTCGCTTTTTTATAAAAGGCTTCCGGTAAACAAGTTGCAGCTGAAACTGTAGCTGGCGTCGCTGCCTCGGTAACGCCCTCTCACCCCGCCCGGAAGCTGTTCTGACGATTGGAGATTGACTTGAACAACGCCGTTCCCACGCCGGAATCCTTGATGCCCAGCACTACCCCGGCACTGCTGGTGCTCGCCGATGGCAGTGTCTTCCACGGTCGCGCCATTGGCGCCGAAGGCTCAACTGTCGGTGAGGTAGTTTTCAATACCTCCATGACCGGATACCAGGAGATCCTGACGGACCCGTCCTACGCCCGTCAGATCGTCACCCTGACTTACCCCCATATCGGTAACACCGGTACCAATAGCGAAGACGAAGAAGCGTCTGAAATCTGGGCCGCCGGCCTGGTGATCCGCGATCTGCCACTGCTGGCCTCCAGCTTCCGCAGCGAGCAGTCCCTGGAAGACTACCTGAAGGCGCGCAATATCGTCGGCATCGCCGATATCGATACCCGCCGCCTGACCCGACTGCTGCGCGACAAAGGCGCACAGAGCGGCTGCATCGTTACCGGCGACAACATTGACGAAGCGGAAGCCCTGAAACAGGCGCAGGCGTTTGCCGGCCTCAAGGGTATGGATCTGGCCAAGGTCGTCTCCACCAAGGAGAAGTACGACTTCAATGAAGGCACCTGGGAACTGGGCCTGGGCCACAAGCCGGCACCGGCCGCACAGCCTTACAAGGTTGTGGCCTACGACTTCGGTGTAAAACGCAACATCCTGCGCATGCTGGTGGATCGCGGCTGCAGCATCACCGTGGTACCGGCAGAGACTCCGGCCTCCGAAGTGCTGGCGATGAACCCGAACGGCGTGTTCCTCTCCAACGGCCCCGGCGACCCCGAGCCCTGCGACTACGCGATCGCGGCGATCAAGGAATTCCTCGACGCCGGCCTGCCCACCTACGGTATCTGCCTCGGCCACCAGCTGCTGGGTCTCGCCGTGGGCGCCAAGACCGCGAAGATGAAATTCGGCCACCACGGCGGCAACCACCCGGTGCAGGACCTGGACACCACCAAGGTGATGATCACCGCCCAGAACCACGGTTTTGAAGTGGATGCGGCCAGCCTGCCGGACAATGTGGAAATTACCCACAAGTCCCTGTTCGACGGCACCCTGCAGGGCATTCGCCTGAAGGACAAGCCGGCGTTCAGCTTCCAGGGCCACCCGGAAGCGAGCCCCGGCCCGCACGACGTGGCGCCGCTGTTCGACCAGTTTATCGAGATGATGGAAGCGCGCCGCTAAGTCGCCGCTCTCCCTTTGTGGGAGCTTGCCAACTGGCGGGCTCCTACTGCCAAGACCAGAATTTTATCGCCGGATAACGGCCGATTAGATACGGAAGAAAGATGCCAAAACGCACAGACATTCAAAGCATTCTGATCATCGGCGCAGGCCCCATCGTCATCGGTCAGGCCTGTGAATTCGATTACTCCGGTGCCCAGGCCTGTAAGGCCCTGCGCGAAGAGGGTTTCCGGGTAATCCTGGTGAACTCCAACCCCGCCACCATCATGACCGACCCGTCCATGGCGGACGCCACCTACATCGAGCCGGTGGAGTGGAAGACGGTTGCCAAGATCATCGAGAAAGAGCGCCCGGACGCGATCCTGCCCACCATGGGCGGCCAGACCGCGCTGAACTGTGCGCTGGCGCTGGACAAGCACGGCGTGCTGGAAAAGTTCGGCTGTGAGCTGATTGGTGCGGACAAGAACGCCATCGAAAAAGCGGAAGACCGCGATCTGTTCGACAAGGCGATGAAGGCCATCGGCCTCGAGACCCCGCGCGCCAAGATCGTCCACACCATGGAAGAGGCGAAGAAGGTTCCGGAGGAGTTTGGCTTCCCGGTAATCATCCGCCCGTCCTTCACCATGGGTGGTTCCGGTGGCGGTGTGGCCTACAACTGGCCGGAATTCGAAGAGATCTGCAAACGCGGTCTCGACCTGTCCCCCACCAACGAACTGCTGATCGACGAATCCCTGCTCGGCTGGAAAGAGTACGAGATGGAGGTGGTGCGCGACAAAAACGACAACTGCATCATCGTGTGTTCCATCGAGAACTTCGACCCGATGGGCGTGCACACCGGTGACTCCATCACCGTGGCCCCGGCGCAGACCCTGACCGACAAGGAATACCAGCTGATGCGCAACGCGTCCATCGCGGTATTGCGCGAGATCGGCGTGGAAACCGGCGGCTCCAACGTGCAGTTCGGTATGGACCCGAAAACCGGCCGCATGGTGGTAATCGAGATGAACCCGCGGGTGTCCCGCTCCTCCGCGCTGGCCTCCAAGGCCACCGGCTTCCCGATCGCCAAGGTCGCGGCCAAGCTGGCGGTGGGCTACACCCTGGACGAACTGCAGAACGACATCACCGGCGGCGCCACCCCGGCGTCTTTCGAGCCGTCCATCGACTACGTCGTGACCAAGATTCCGCGCTTCACCTTCGAGAAATTCGGTGAAGCGGATGCGCGCCTGACCACACAGATGAAATCCGTGGGTGAAGTCATGGCCATCGGCCGCAACTTCCAGGAATCCATGCAGAAAGCCCTGCGCGGCCTGGAAGTGGGCTCCTTCGGTTTCGAGCCGAAGCTGGACCCGGCGGAAGTGGGCTCCATGGAGCACCTGCGCCGCGAACTGTCCGTGGCCGGCGCCAACCGCATCTGGTATGTGGGCGACGCCTTCCGTATGGGCATGAGCATCGACGAAGTGTACGAGCTGTCCGGCATCGATCCCTGGTTCCTGGTGCAGATCAAGGAGCTGATGGAAATCGAGGAACCGCTGAAGTCCATCCCGACTTCCGCGCTCGACGCCAAGACCATGCGCTACCTGAAGCGCAAGGGCTTCTCCGACAAGCGCCTCGCGGACCTGCTGGGCGTGAGCCAGAAGACCGTGCGCGAGTTCCGGCAGAAGCTGGGTGTGTTCCCGTCCTACAAGCGCGTGGATACTTGCGCCGCGGAATTCGCCACCGGCACCGCCTACATGTACTCCACCTATGACGAGGAGTGTGAAGCGGAGCCGACCGACAAGAAGAAAATCATGGTGCTCGGCGGCGGTCCCAACCGTATCGGCCAGGGCATCGAGTTCGACTACTGCTGTGTGCACGCGGCACTCGCCATGCGCGAAGACGGTTACGAGACCATCATGGTCAACTGTAACCCGGAGACCGTATCCACCGACTACGACACTTCCGACCGCCTCTACTTCGAGCCGGTAACCCTGGAAGACGTACTGGAGATCGTGCGCAAGGAAAAACCGGAAGGTGTGATCGTGCAGTTCGGCGGCCAGACCCCGCTGAACCTGGCGCGCTACCTGGCCGCCGAGGGCGTGGCGATCATCGGTACCACCCCGGAGCAGATCGACCGCGCGGAAGACCGTGAGCGCTTCCAGCAGATGATCATCCGTCTCGGCCTCAAGCAGCCGCAGAACGCCATCGTGCGTTCAGAGTACGAAGCCATCCAGCGCGCGAAGGAAGTGGGCTACCCGCTGGTGGTGCGTCCTTCCTACGTACTGGGCGGCCGCGCCATGGAGATCGTGTACAAGGAAGACGAGCTCAAGACCTACATGAAGGAAGCCGTACAGGTTTCCGAGGATGCGCCGGTACTGCTGGACCACTTCCTGCACTCCGCCATCGAGGTGGATATCGACGCGGTATCCGACGGCAAGGACGTGGTGATCGGCGCGATCATGCAGCACATCGAACAGTGCGGCGTGCACTCCGGTGACTCCGCCTGCTCGCTGCCGCCCTACAGCCTGCCGGCCGACGTGCAGGACAAGATGCGCGAGCAGGTGAAAGCCATGGCGCGCGAACTGGGCGTGGTTGGCCTGATGAACACCCAGCTGGCGTACCAGGACGGCGAGATCTACGTGATCGAGGTGAACCCGCGCGCGTCCCGTACCGTGCCCTTCGTGTCCAAGTGCATCGGCACCTCGCTGGCGAAGATCGCCGCGCGCTGTCAGGCCGGTGTGAGCCTGGCGGATCAGGGCTTCACCAAGGAAATCGTGCCGGATTACTACTCCGTCAAGGAGTCGGTATTCCCGTTCAACAAGTTCCCGAAAGTGGACCCGATCCTCGGCCCGGAAATGAAATCCACCGGTGAGGTGATGGGCGTGGGCGAGACCTTCGCCGAAGCCTTCGACAAGTCCCTGCTGGGCGCCGGCGACAATCTGCCGGAATCCGGCAAGGTGTTCATCTCCGTGCG
Encoded here:
- the dapB gene encoding 4-hydroxy-tetrahydrodipicolinate reductase, which produces MAVNIAITGFGGRMGRVLAEAVALAEKDGKAKLTGAIVRPGSSLVGADAGEVAGLGRNGLAIVDGLEQVAFDVLIDFTSPLATLDNAAYCAEHGKAIVIGTTGFTAAEKAQMLSAGDKTPLCFATNFSTGVNLCFNLLETAARVLGDDVDIEIVEAHHRHKLDAPSGTALSMGEVIADTLGRDLDKVAVYGREGQTGARERETIGFATVRGGDVVGEHTVSFFADGERIEITHKASSRLAFARGAVRAAIWLNDRAAGRYDMRDVLALK
- the rimK gene encoding 30S ribosomal protein S6--L-glutamate ligase, whose protein sequence is MRIGLLASNPDLYSNQRIMEAGAERGHRMTFLNIRQCYMKLDSTEPEVHYRDGRILNNLDAVIPRIRPSQTFYGCALTRHFESIGVFALNGSAAIGQSRDKLFSLQLLQEGGLSIPISGFANSPMDTNELIEMVGGAPLIVKLLEGTQGRGVVLAETRKAGESVINAFKSLKVNLLVQEFIREAQGKDLRLFVIDGKVVAAIQREAAPGEFRANIHQGGTASVVKITTEERKLAIKAAKVLGLKVAGVDIIRSKKGPLLLEVNSSPGLEGIESATRKDVAGNMIMAIERALKWRPTIAGVPSIDEE
- the dnaK gene encoding molecular chaperone DnaK; this translates as MGKIIGIDLGTTNSCVAVLDGDKARVIENAEGDRTTPSIVAFTDDNEVLVGQSAKRQAVTNPTNTLFAVKRLIGRKFKDDVVQKDIKMVPYSIVEADNGDAWVQVKGDKKAPPQISAEVLKKMKKTAEDFLGEKVDAAVITVPAYFNDSQRQATKDAGRIAGLDVKRIINEPTAAALAYGLDKKGGDRTIAVYDLGGGTFDISIIEIADVDGEMQFEVLSTNGDTFLGGEDFDLRLIDYLAEQFKKEQGIDLKGDPLAMQRLKEAAEKAKIELSSSQQTEVNLPYITADATGPKHLVVKLTRAKLESLVEELVNRSLEPVKIALQDADMTTAKIDEVILVGGQTRMPLVQQKVTAFFGKEPRKDVNPDEAVAVGAAIQGAVLGGDVKDVLLLDVTPLTLGIETMGGVATALIEKNTTIPTKKSQVFSTADDNQTAVTIHVVQGERKQAAQNKSLGRFDLADIPPAPRGMPQIEVTFDIDANGILHVHAKDKATGKEQSIVIKASSGLSDEEIEQMVRDAEANAEADKQFEELVQARNTLDGLISATRKTVDEAGDKATAEEKSAIDAALAEAEEAVKGNDKAVIDAATTKLTEASGSLAQKLYAEQAQAHDAAAQQAEQASSGGKSGGDDAVDAEFEEVKDDKKDGK
- the dnaJ gene encoding molecular chaperone DnaJ; protein product: MSKRDYYEVLGVSKGADEKELKKAYRRVAMKFHPDRNPDDKEAENKFKEANEAYEVLSDPQKKAAYDQFGHAGVDGQAGHGGGGFGGFSDIFGDVFGDIFGGGAGGGRRGPQRGSDLRYDLELDLEDAVRGTTVKIRVPTLANCGTCHGSGAKAGSKPQTCGTCGGAGQVRMQQGFFSVQQTCPNCRGRGTVITDPCTSCHGRGRVEETKTLSVKVPPGVDTGDRIRLAGEGEAGPDGGPAGDLYVQVMVKEHELFQRDGKNLYCEVPISFVTAALGGEMEVPTLDGKVKLKIPAESQTGKLFRLRGKGVTPVRGGAPGDLLCRVVVETPINLSAKQKELLEEFAGTLSEKKNSPRQTGWFEGVKNFFGDMKL
- the carA gene encoding glutamine-hydrolyzing carbamoyl-phosphate synthase small subunit, which translates into the protein MPSTTPALLVLADGSVFHGRAIGAEGSTVGEVVFNTSMTGYQEILTDPSYARQIVTLTYPHIGNTGTNSEDEEASEIWAAGLVIRDLPLLASSFRSEQSLEDYLKARNIVGIADIDTRRLTRLLRDKGAQSGCIVTGDNIDEAEALKQAQAFAGLKGMDLAKVVSTKEKYDFNEGTWELGLGHKPAPAAQPYKVVAYDFGVKRNILRMLVDRGCSITVVPAETPASEVLAMNPNGVFLSNGPGDPEPCDYAIAAIKEFLDAGLPTYGICLGHQLLGLAVGAKTAKMKFGHHGGNHPVQDLDTTKVMITAQNHGFEVDAASLPDNVEITHKSLFDGTLQGIRLKDKPAFSFQGHPEASPGPHDVAPLFDQFIEMMEARR
- a CDS encoding YfiR family protein, giving the protein MSNSAPSPKPYAAAPESRKGAFSAAGICVGMLLLWFLLPLSPARAQAEHLSDTDLGRKVMVDYIVHFAHHLQWPIDVFNGTNAPFRICVMGDDELVAPLTARLSHQRIQGRLASLEQVNDGEMLRVRRCQIVVMGDIGAERMAQAVGALEFFPVLTVSDVSRFATLGGMVEFAGSGANMALQLNKTRLDRAELKMGNSLFRLSRQVN
- the grpE gene encoding nucleotide exchange factor GrpE, with product MAKERSEDQQEEQHIETAEVEIPTPEEQHAAEEVLQEELAVESAQEIEIASLHQQLAEHKDMVLRAQADVQNARRRAEMDVEKAHKFGVEKLLKDLLPVVDNLDRALATIDSEHEAHKAVVEGIELTRKSFLDTLTRNGVEVVDPAGEPFDPELHQAMTQVPNGNVEPNTVLDVFQKGYRLHGRLLRPAMVVVSKAP